The Desulfovibrio porci genome includes a window with the following:
- the hpsG gene encoding (2S)-3-sulfopropanediol dehydratase has translation MSQCSCCMSPQEDRVINKNINRQGRERVYKILERNQFSLPHVDVERAKYFTESMRETEGELLTLRWAKALKNVAEKITVWITPDQLLAGRVGKLGRYGILYPEIDGDFYREVLADLEHRDKSPFQISREDIKTVMEDIAPYWEGKTYHEHLNKTLPAEIRGVTYDDERGLKSKFVVSETSSYRSALQWVPDYEKVLKRGFIDIQNEAKAKLAQLDLNNSVDLWDKKPFLEAMIIVCDAIMIWAGRHVQLAKDLAAKESDPKRKAELLQIAEICERVPAHPARTFREAMQCQWFVQMFSRIEQKASAIISNGRMDQYLYPYYEKDIEEGRLTREEAKELLECMWVDMAQFIDLYINPTGVEFQEGYAHWEAVTIGGQTREGEDATNDLTYLFLESKREFPLNYPDLAARIHSRSPERFLYEVALTIKDGSGFPKLINDEEVILLNTVKGCPMDEALDYAVSGCTETRMPNRDTYTSGCVYVNFATALEMALYNGRMLRYGDELIGLETGDPLGFKTWEEFYEAYKAQHLNLLHKAFQQQHVVDKLRPQHFAAPLSSVLHDLCMENMLDLHTEKIPGGVDYSYFEFLGYGTVVDSLAAIKKLVFEEKKLSLKEVLDACKADFKGYEPVREMLRNAPCYGNNDPYVDSIAKDVDRFTQVEAEKSSEERGIHVDVRYVPITSHVPFGKVVAATPNGRHAWTALSDGSSASHGADKNGPTAVLLSNYHSKNYGMINRASRLLNIKLSPKCVAGEEGTEKIVNLIRTWCDLKLWHLQFNIVNKQTLLNAQKDPDNYRSLLVRIAGYSAYFCDLSRDLQNDIIDRTEHSGF, from the coding sequence ATGAGCCAGTGCAGTTGCTGCATGTCCCCCCAGGAAGACCGCGTCATCAACAAAAACATCAACCGCCAGGGGCGGGAGCGCGTCTACAAGATCCTGGAGCGCAACCAGTTCAGCCTTCCCCATGTGGATGTGGAACGCGCCAAATACTTCACCGAATCCATGCGCGAAACCGAGGGTGAGCTGCTGACCCTGCGCTGGGCCAAGGCGCTCAAAAACGTGGCTGAAAAAATTACGGTCTGGATCACGCCGGACCAGCTTCTGGCGGGCCGCGTGGGCAAGCTGGGACGCTACGGCATCCTTTACCCCGAAATCGACGGCGACTTTTACCGCGAGGTGCTGGCCGACCTGGAGCACCGCGACAAGAGCCCCTTCCAGATCTCCCGGGAAGACATCAAGACGGTCATGGAAGACATCGCCCCCTACTGGGAGGGCAAAACCTACCATGAGCACCTCAACAAAACCCTGCCCGCCGAAATCCGCGGCGTGACCTACGACGACGAGCGCGGCCTCAAGTCCAAATTCGTGGTCAGCGAAACCTCGTCCTACCGCTCCGCCCTGCAATGGGTGCCGGACTATGAAAAGGTTCTCAAGCGCGGCTTCATCGACATCCAGAACGAAGCCAAGGCCAAACTGGCCCAACTGGATCTGAACAATTCCGTGGACCTCTGGGACAAGAAGCCCTTCTTGGAAGCCATGATCATCGTCTGCGACGCCATCATGATCTGGGCCGGACGCCACGTCCAACTGGCCAAGGACCTGGCCGCCAAGGAAAGCGACCCCAAGCGCAAGGCCGAACTGCTTCAGATCGCCGAGATCTGCGAGCGCGTGCCCGCCCATCCGGCCCGCACCTTCCGCGAGGCCATGCAGTGCCAGTGGTTCGTGCAGATGTTCTCGCGCATCGAACAGAAGGCCAGCGCCATCATTTCCAACGGCCGCATGGACCAGTACCTCTATCCCTACTATGAAAAGGATATCGAGGAAGGCCGCCTGACCCGCGAAGAGGCCAAGGAACTGCTGGAATGCATGTGGGTGGACATGGCCCAGTTCATCGACCTGTACATCAATCCCACGGGCGTGGAATTCCAGGAAGGCTACGCCCACTGGGAGGCCGTGACCATCGGCGGCCAGACCCGCGAAGGCGAGGACGCCACCAACGACCTGACCTATCTTTTCCTGGAATCCAAACGCGAATTCCCGCTCAATTACCCGGATCTGGCCGCGCGCATCCATTCCCGCTCGCCCGAGCGCTTCCTGTACGAAGTGGCCCTGACCATCAAGGACGGCTCCGGTTTCCCCAAGCTCATCAATGACGAGGAAGTGATCCTCCTGAACACCGTCAAGGGCTGCCCCATGGACGAGGCCCTGGACTACGCCGTGTCCGGCTGCACCGAAACCCGCATGCCCAACCGGGACACCTACACCTCGGGCTGCGTGTACGTGAACTTCGCCACGGCTCTGGAAATGGCGCTTTACAACGGCCGCATGCTGCGCTACGGCGATGAGCTCATCGGCCTGGAAACCGGCGATCCCCTCGGGTTCAAGACCTGGGAAGAATTTTACGAAGCCTACAAGGCCCAGCATCTGAACCTGCTGCACAAGGCCTTCCAGCAGCAGCATGTGGTGGACAAGCTGCGCCCGCAGCACTTCGCCGCGCCGCTGTCCTCGGTGCTCCACGACCTGTGCATGGAAAACATGCTGGACCTGCACACCGAAAAAATCCCCGGCGGCGTGGACTACTCCTACTTTGAATTCCTGGGCTACGGCACGGTGGTGGACTCTCTGGCGGCCATCAAAAAGCTGGTCTTCGAGGAAAAGAAGCTGAGCCTCAAGGAAGTGCTGGATGCCTGCAAGGCCGACTTCAAGGGCTATGAGCCGGTGCGCGAAATGCTGCGCAACGCCCCCTGCTACGGCAACAACGACCCCTATGTGGACAGCATCGCCAAGGACGTGGACCGCTTCACCCAGGTGGAGGCCGAAAAGAGCAGCGAGGAACGCGGCATACACGTGGACGTGCGCTATGTGCCCATCACCTCGCACGTGCCCTTCGGCAAGGTGGTCGCGGCCACGCCTAACGGCCGCCACGCCTGGACGGCCCTCTCCGACGGCTCCTCCGCCTCTCACGGCGCGGACAAGAACGGCCCCACGGCCGTGCTGCTCTCCAACTACCATTCCAAGAACTACGGCATGATCAACCGCGCCTCGCGCCTGCTGAACATCAAGCTGTCGCCCAAGTGCGTGGCTGGCGAGGAAGGCACGGAAAAAATCGTCAACCTGATCCGCACCTGGTGCGATCTCAAGCTCTGGCATCTGCAGTTCAACATCGTGAACAAGCAGACCCTGCTCAACGCCCAGAAAGATCCGGACAACTACCGCAGCCTGCTGGTGCGCATCGCCGGTTACAGCGCCTACTTCTGCGATCTGTCCCGCGACCTCCAGAAC